In a single window of the Cydia splendana chromosome 20, ilCydSple1.2, whole genome shotgun sequence genome:
- the LOC134800842 gene encoding extracellular signal-regulated kinase 2 — protein sequence MNQTQIKKKDDKKKDGTIQKPVQKKSPDKNMSEIDEHILKRFEIKKRLGKGAYGIVWKAIDKKSKDVVAIKKIFDAFRNQTDAQRTFREIIFLQSFRNHPNIVKLHSIHRALNNRDIYLGFEYMETDLHNVIKRGNILKDIHKRYIMYQMLKATKYIHSGNVIHRDQKPSNVLIDSACRVKLADFGLARSVSSLYSGGESADPCLTDYVATRWYRAPEILIASRNYTKGIDMWSLGCILGEMLTGHALFPGTSTVNQVERIMAALPRPSPEDIASICNGYGSALIREQASSSSGPTLTNLLSCAPKDAADMVQRLLLFNPTKRLSAEKALDHEYVAKFHRERDEPTLPSDVLLPLRDDKQLSVDDYRNKLYSIMAKGNGHAAAKKHSSNKTHPLSPNTTKPSKSYHDTSELSKSYPTTKSTLKHSISADQKTRPKPKERPLKEHRSDQTISRPLRATKLFESQSNWMDSSMCHGDYFQPVTRLSPSETGYLSGGKKPSMVHRRNSTSFSTVTIGGDMDYGYGKTVNQRHGVITASALMDLRTSIR from the exons ATGAACCAaacgcaaattaaaaaaaaagatgacaaGAAAAAGGATGGCACTATACAAAAACCGGTGCAAAAGAAGAGTCCAGATAAAAACATGTCTGAAATAGACGAGCATATACTAAAGaggtttgaaataaaaaaaagactTGGCAAAGGCGCGTATGGTATAGTATGGAAAGCCATAGATAAAAAAAGTAAGGATGTGGTGGCAATCAAGAAGATTTTCGATGCCTTTCGCAACCAGACGGATGCCCAAAGGACTTTTagagaaattatttttttacagtcATTTAGGAATCACCCCAATATTGTGAAACTACATAGTATACACAG aGCTCTAAACAACCGTGACATTTACCTCGGCTTCGAATACATGGAAACGGATCTCCACAACGTGATAAAACGAGGCAATATACTCAAGGACATACACAAACGGTACATTATGTACCAGATGTTGAAGGCGACCAAGTACATACACTCAGGGAACGTCATACACAGGGACCAGAAACCCAGCAACGTGCTTATTGACAGCGCTTGTAG AGTCAAACTAGCAGACTTCGGGCTGGCGCGCTCAGTATCGAGCCTGTACTCGGGTGGCGAGAGCGCAGACCCCTGTCTGACCGACTACGTAGCTACGCGCTGGTACAGGGCGCCTGAGATACTTATAGCTAGCCGGAA TTACACCAAAGGCATCGACATGTGGTCCCTCGGCTGTATCCTCGGGGAGATGCTGACAGGCCACGCATTGTTCCCGGGCACGTCCACCGTCAACCAGGTGGAGCGTATCATGGCGGCCCTGCCACGGCCTTCACCAGAAG ATATCGCTTCCATTTGCAACGGCTACGGCTCCGCCCTCATCCGCGAGCAAGCCTCCAGCAGCAGCGGCCCCACGCTCACCAACCTACTCTCCTGCGCTCCCAAAGACGCGGCCGACATGGTGCAGAGGCTCTTGCTGTTCAATCCGACGAAGAGACTGAGCGCGGAGAAGGCTTTGGACCACGAATACGTTGCCaa ATTCCATCGCGAGCGAGACGAACCCACGCTGCCTTCGGACGTGCTCCTCCCTCTCCGAGACGACAAGCAGCTCTCTGTGGACGATTACAGGAACAAGCTGTACAGCATCATGGCTAAGGGCAACGGGCATGCCGCTGCCAAGAAACACTCAAG CAACAAGACTCATCCGCTATCCCCCAACACAACGAAACCAAGTAAAAGCTACCACGACACTTCAGAACTCTCCAAATCTTACCCGACCACCAAATCCACCCTCAAACACAGTATATCCGCAGACCAGAAGACCAGACCGAAGCCCAAGGAACGTCCTCTCAAAGAGCATCGCTCCGATCAGACTATATCACGACCTTTGCGTGCTACCAAGTTATTCGAAAGTCAAAGCAACTGGATGGATTCCTCCATGTGTCATGGAGATTATTTCCAACCAGTGACTCGTCTAAGCCCTTCAGAAACCGGATATTTAAGTGGCGGTAAAAAGCCCTCCATGGTTCATAGGAGGAATTCCACATCGTTCTCAACGGTCACTATAGGAGGTGATATGGACTACGGGTATGGTAAGACGGTCAATCAACGACATGGAGTCATAACTGCTAGTGCGCTGATGGATTTACGTACCAGCATACGATAA